AAGGAGCTGAGCGAGGAGAGcctggaggggctggaggagATCGTCATGGACGGCGCCAAGGCTCAGGCCATCCTCGAGGCCTCTCGCTCCTCCATGGGTGAGCAGGGACGCAGGGGGGTGGCTCTGCGCTTCCCGGGGAGGGTGGCGAGAGGGGTCCCGCCTGCTCACCCCTCCTCGTCTCTCCAGGGATGGACATCTCCCCCCTTGACCTCATCAACATCGAGAGCTTCTCCAGCCGCGTCATCTCGCTGTCCGAGTACCGCAAGGGCCTGCAGGAATATCTGCGCTCCAAGATGAGCCAGGTGGCGCCCAGCCTCTCGGCTCTCATCGGGGAGGTGGTGAGTTGCTGGCGTGTGCGACCCcggtcccgtccccccccccccccccccccccccgtgccgcAGAGATGATGTCGGAGTGAATCTGTCAATCCACTGAGCCGTGCTGCTGACACTTCTCACTGCTGATCcccggccggggggggctgcgcgggggctCCCAGGGGCAGGGGGCAGCTGTGACCCACCCCCcgtccatcctcttcctccccaggtGGGCGCCCGCCTCATCTCCCACGCCGGCAGCCTGACGAACCTGGCCAAGTACCCGGCCTCGACGGTGCAGATCCTGGGGGCCGAGAAAGCCCTTTTCAGGTACCGCCGCGGGGTGGTCGCGGTGATGGCAGGTCCCTGGGCTGCGCTGGCTGTGACgcgccggggctcccccggccgCGGGTGATCAGCCACCCCCAGCCTCTGAGCGACCACCGTGGCTTTGGGTCGTCCCCGGGCACCCCCAGAGGTTAGCGGGGCTGGGGGACGGGAAGACAGCTCCGGTTTGGGGGGGACCCTTGGCCCCGGGCGTTCTCCCAACAGCTCCGCCGGCCGCTTGCAGGGCTCTGAAGACGCGAGGCAACACCCCCAAATACGGCCTCATCTTCCACTCCACCTTCATCGGGCGAGCGGCCGCCAAGAACAAGGGGCGAATCTCCCGCTATTTGGCCAACAAATGCACCATCGCCTCGCGCATCGACTGCTTCTCGGGTGCgtgggggccgcggcggggggggatGCGACCCTGGGGGGGGCTTCTGCCAtgatggaattttatttttcGTCAACAGCATCTCACTGTGTGAATGGTGACACTTGTTTGCTGAGCAGAGTGGGGCAGGGGGGCCGGGTGGGGCGCGGGCAGGGATTTTGGGGGTGCTgagctctttcttttccttccccgcCCCCCACACACCCCGCAGAAGTCCCCACCAGTGTTTTCGGGGACAAGCTGCGGGAGCAGGTGGAGGAGCGTTTGGCTTTCTACGAGACAGGGGAACCGCCCCGCAAGAACCTGGAGGTGATGAAGGAGGCGGTGGTGGAGGTGAGGctgcggcgcggcggcgggcagggccctgCGGTCGGAGGTGATGTCAAACCTCCCCCTGACCCACCGTGGAGGGAAAACCAAACTGATTTAATGAGGCTGATCCGACCGGGGCTGCAGGGACAGGTCCTGGGTTGGGAATGTCCCCCCCTGAGGAGctgcctctctccttcctttaGGCGAGCGAGGTGGTAGCTGAGGTCAAGAGGAAgcaggagaagaaggagaaaaagaagaaaaagagggagaaacgGCGGCTGGAGGCGCTGGCTGCGGCCGCGGAGGAGAGGAGGTgagggagggggctggggtggggggcctggagcccagccctgcagcgggGAGGGAAAAGCGGGGTGTGGGGCTCGTGCTGAGCCTGGGCTTCCCCTCAGGAAAACGACCTGGAGCccaagaggaagaggaagaagaagaagaag
The sequence above is drawn from the Strix aluco isolate bStrAlu1 chromosome 4, bStrAlu1.hap1, whole genome shotgun sequence genome and encodes:
- the NOP56 gene encoding nucleolar protein 56 — translated: MVLLHVLFEHAAGYALFAVREVEEIGLLLPQVEESVLTLGKFHNVVKLVAFAPFRSAQSALENINAVSEGILHEDLRLLLETSMPAKKKKALLGVADPKIGAAILEELGYQCQTGGVVAEILRGIRLHFHALVKGLSAQSASKAQLGLGHSYSRAKVKFNVNRVDNMIIQSISLLDQLDKDINTFSMRVREWYGYHFPELIKIVSENYTYCRLAKFIGNRKELSEESLEGLEEIVMDGAKAQAILEASRSSMGMDISPLDLINIESFSSRVISLSEYRKGLQEYLRSKMSQVAPSLSALIGEVVGARLISHAGSLTNLAKYPASTVQILGAEKALFRALKTRGNTPKYGLIFHSTFIGRAAAKNKGRISRYLANKCTIASRIDCFSEVPTSVFGDKLREQVEERLAFYETGEPPRKNLEVMKEAVVEASEVVAEVKRKQEKKEKKKKKREKRRLEALAAAAEERR